A part of Myxococcus landrumus genomic DNA contains:
- a CDS encoding amino acid ABC transporter ATP-binding protein, with protein MALVEVRNLHKRFGSLEVLKGVDLQVQPGEVVVFVGPSGCGKSTLLRCLCGLEVPTEGEVIVGGTPVRDEPKALQALHRRVGMVFQRFHLFPHLSALENVTLAPRKVLGMSEDEARVLGRRMLAMVHLDSRAEAYPSQLSGGQQQRVAIARALAMKPELMLFDEPTSALDPELVGEVLEVMRELAREGMTMCVVTHEMGFAADVAHRVLFMDAGKVVEEGKPQQVLREPQHPRTREFLSRLLQR; from the coding sequence ATGGCGCTCGTCGAGGTTCGCAATCTGCACAAGCGCTTCGGGTCGCTGGAGGTCCTCAAGGGGGTGGACCTCCAGGTGCAGCCCGGAGAGGTGGTCGTCTTCGTGGGCCCGTCGGGCTGTGGCAAGTCCACGCTGCTGCGGTGCCTGTGTGGGCTGGAGGTGCCCACGGAGGGCGAGGTCATCGTCGGAGGCACCCCCGTGCGCGATGAGCCCAAGGCGCTCCAGGCCCTGCACCGCCGCGTGGGCATGGTGTTCCAGCGCTTCCACCTGTTCCCCCACCTGAGCGCGCTGGAGAACGTGACGCTGGCGCCGCGCAAGGTGCTGGGCATGTCGGAGGACGAGGCGCGCGTGCTGGGGCGGCGCATGCTGGCGATGGTGCACCTGGACTCGCGCGCGGAGGCGTACCCCTCGCAGCTCTCCGGTGGGCAGCAGCAGCGCGTGGCCATTGCCCGGGCGCTGGCGATGAAGCCGGAGCTGATGCTCTTCGACGAGCCCACCAGCGCGCTGGACCCGGAGCTCGTGGGCGAGGTGCTGGAGGTCATGCGCGAGCTGGCGCGCGAGGGCATGACGATGTGCGTGGTGACGCACGAGATGGGCTTCGCCGCGGACGTGGCCCACCGCGTCTTGTTCATGGACGCGGGCAAGGTGGTGGAGGAGGGCAAGCCGCAGCAGGTGTTGCGCGAGCCCCAGCACCCGCGCACCCGTGAGTTCCTGTCGCGCCT